A single genomic interval of Oncorhynchus mykiss isolate Arlee chromosome 13, USDA_OmykA_1.1, whole genome shotgun sequence harbors:
- the LOC110493365 gene encoding vascular cell adhesion protein 1 isoform X2 — MGWEPSLGESPLFGTEVKELTWRVDSLTDWNIKPQCFEISEVGGQCARVLKVTVYKLPDRVSIRYVNHSGPVVEGHQYSLHCFVQNTAPIEHLRVTFFKVSTNGERTVLYTQPLNNDIHQLNNDMRQPVNESYSLQFSPTSVDDGAQWFCSAMLDLGPEGPRPPAVMESDRLNTTVHFAPEFSCSAKLEVRAGEGLTCDVRGNPLPSVTWLRDGQILTPPTHLSREDAGNYTLMALNRIGRANHTVEVEVLHGRVARGASCQAAGSATVAVLLHQLIHWLY; from the exons ATGGGCTGGGAGCCGAGCCTAGGAGAATCTCCGCTCTTTGGCACTGAGGTGAAAGAGCTGACTTGGAGAGTAgacagcctgactgactggaatATAAAGCCTCAATGCTTTGAGATCTCTGAGGTGGGAGGCCAGTGTGCCAGAGTGCTGAAAGTTACTGTTTACA AGCttccagacagagtctccatcaGATATGTAAACCACTCTGGTCCCGTGGTTGAGGGGCATCAGTACTCTCTGCATTGTTTTGTCCAGAACACCGCTCCTATTGAGCACCTCAGAGTGACCTTCTTCAAAGTCTCTACCAATGGTGAACGGACAGTGTTATACACACAACCCCTGAACAATGACATTCACCAATTGAACAATGACATGAGGCAACCGGTGAACGAGAGCTATTCCCTGCAGTTCTCCCCCACTAGTGTTGACGACGGGGCCCAGTGGTTTTGTTCAGCCATGTTGGATCTGGGACCAGAGGGACCCCGACCTCCTGCTGTAATGGAATCAGACCGCCTCAACACCACTGTGCACT tcGCTCCTGAGTTCTCCTGTTCTGCCAAGCTAGAGGTGCGAGCGGGGGAGGGGCTAACTTGTGATGTCAGAGGCAATCCCCTCCCATCGGTCACCTGGCTGAGAGACGGACAGATACTGACCCCGCCCACACACCTGAGCAGAGAGGATGCTGGGAATTACACCCTCATGGCTTTGAACCGTATCGGAAGAGCCAATCACACAGTGGAGGTGGAGGTTCTACATGGCCGTGTTGCtagag GAGCTTCCTGTCAGGCTGCTGGGAGTGCCACGGTGGCTGTGCTGCTCCACCAGCTCATTCATTGGCTATATTGA
- the LOC110493365 gene encoding vascular cell adhesion protein 1 isoform X1, with protein MHTLSLLLILHLLKPGVYESCSLVVSPAGLVVKYGAPASANCTSDTVTSMGWEPSLGESPLFGTEVKELTWRVDSLTDWNIKPQCFEISEVGGQCARVLKVTVYKLPDRVSIRYVNHSGPVVEGHQYSLHCFVQNTAPIEHLRVTFFKVSTNGERTVLYTQPLNNDIHQLNNDMRQPVNESYSLQFSPTSVDDGAQWFCSAMLDLGPEGPRPPAVMESDRLNTTVHFAPEFSCSAKLEVRAGEGLTCDVRGNPLPSVTWLRDGQILTPPTHLSREDAGNYTLMALNRIGRANHTVEVEVLHGRVARGASCQAAGSATVAVLLHQLIHWLY; from the exons atgcacacactctctctcctcctcatcctccaccttCTGAAgccag GCGTGTATGAGTCTTGTTCCCTGGTGGTCAGTCCTGCTGGGCTGGTGGTGAAGTATGGAGCCCCTGCTTCGGCCAACTGCACCTCCGATACGGTCACCTCTATGGGCTGGGAGCCGAGCCTAGGAGAATCTCCGCTCTTTGGCACTGAGGTGAAAGAGCTGACTTGGAGAGTAgacagcctgactgactggaatATAAAGCCTCAATGCTTTGAGATCTCTGAGGTGGGAGGCCAGTGTGCCAGAGTGCTGAAAGTTACTGTTTACA AGCttccagacagagtctccatcaGATATGTAAACCACTCTGGTCCCGTGGTTGAGGGGCATCAGTACTCTCTGCATTGTTTTGTCCAGAACACCGCTCCTATTGAGCACCTCAGAGTGACCTTCTTCAAAGTCTCTACCAATGGTGAACGGACAGTGTTATACACACAACCCCTGAACAATGACATTCACCAATTGAACAATGACATGAGGCAACCGGTGAACGAGAGCTATTCCCTGCAGTTCTCCCCCACTAGTGTTGACGACGGGGCCCAGTGGTTTTGTTCAGCCATGTTGGATCTGGGACCAGAGGGACCCCGACCTCCTGCTGTAATGGAATCAGACCGCCTCAACACCACTGTGCACT tcGCTCCTGAGTTCTCCTGTTCTGCCAAGCTAGAGGTGCGAGCGGGGGAGGGGCTAACTTGTGATGTCAGAGGCAATCCCCTCCCATCGGTCACCTGGCTGAGAGACGGACAGATACTGACCCCGCCCACACACCTGAGCAGAGAGGATGCTGGGAATTACACCCTCATGGCTTTGAACCGTATCGGAAGAGCCAATCACACAGTGGAGGTGGAGGTTCTACATGGCCGTGTTGCtagag GAGCTTCCTGTCAGGCTGCTGGGAGTGCCACGGTGGCTGTGCTGCTCCACCAGCTCATTCATTGGCTATATTGA